A window from Sceloporus undulatus isolate JIND9_A2432 ecotype Alabama chromosome 8, SceUnd_v1.1, whole genome shotgun sequence encodes these proteins:
- the VASN gene encoding vasorin gives MGPLLLWALLLLLPAGTLTQGCPSECQCSQPQTVFCISRRSQTVPQGLPPETATLYLFENGIQTLSEESFVGLPALQLLDLSQNQLSGLPRGVFQPLATLSNLDLSSNQLQEVTNESFHGLRLLERLYLDHNQIQQIHPAAFDSLENLLELKLQDNHLRALPPLHLPALLLLNLSRNPITALEPSAFQGVPSLESLKVAGLGLGHLDEELLQGLGNLHELDLSDNLLPAVPNAVLKELRGLTKLSLAGNAQISQLRAEDLQDLRNLQELDISNLRLTTLPRDLFGAFPQLKALTAAENPFNCICPMSWVVGWLSAGKALLRRPEETRCHFPPKNAGRLLQHLQYVDFGCPTTTTATTTTLRVTTDSPKLATTVPSILGSGLASLEPSTAGGPMPTDGSPAPTPFHLPEVQPSPEVHLCPPGTCLNGGACQLDAGNHLECICLPGYSGLYCESQVRVTTVPSATQALTPHPKQIAVRPVGATSLKVDLQSYIQSKPRLKGVRLTYWNLSGPDKRPVTLSLPASLPDYTVRALKPNSSYHLCLGPLGDKGHEEEHCVEARTLPLTRQQHAPVTQGKDPGLSLVAVAVPATVAVLLLVAVTTAVSYYVWRRRRQQRQGKEAQATLGAKGSGPLELEGVKACLEKGDPSGHGPKALSPNGLDHEAPLMQPPLLQAGGGPCTPRPLRPSYF, from the coding sequence ATGGGGCCACTCCTGCTGTGGGCATTGCTGCTCCTCCTGCCAGCGGGGACCCTCACCCAGGGCTGCCCATCCGAGTGCCAGTGCAGCCAGCCCCAGACTGTCTTCTGCATCTCTCGCCGGAGCCAGACTGTCCCACAGGGCCTCCCACCGGAGACAGCCACACTGTACCTCTTTGAGAACGGGATTCAGACCCTGAGTGAGGAGAGCTTTGTGGGGCTGCCGGCCCTCCAGCTGCTGGATCTCTCCCAGAACCAGCTCTCAGGCCTCCCCCGGGGGGTCTTCCAACCGCTGGCCACCCTCTCCAACCTGGACCTCTCCTCCAACCAGCTCCAGGAGGTCACAAACGAGAGCTTCCATGGCCTGCGCCTCCTGGAGCGCCTCTACCTGGACCACAACCAGATCCAGCAGATCCACCCGGCTGCCTTTGACTCTCTGGAGAACCTGCTGGAGCTGAAGCTCCAGGACAACCACCTGCGGGCCCTGCCACCCCTTCATCTTCCCGCCCTCCTGCTCCTCAACCTCAGCCGAAATCCCATCACTGCCTTGGAGCCAAGCGCCTTCCAGGGGGTGCCCAGCCTGGAGTCCCTGAAGGTGGCCGGCCTGGGCTTGGGCCACCTGGATGAAGAGCTGCTACAGGGGCTGGGCAACCTCCATGAGCTGGACCTCTCAGACAACCTGCTGCCTGCAGTGCCCAACGCAGTTCTGAAGGAGCTGCGTGGGCTGACCAAGCTCAGTCTAGCCGGGAATGCCCAGATCTCCCAGCTGCGAGCAGAGGATCTGCAGGACCTCCGCAATCTCCAGGAGTTGGACATCAGCAACCTTCGCCTGACCACTCTGCCTCGGGACCTCTTTGGTGCCTTCCCCCAACTCAAGGCCCTCACGGCTGCCGAGAACCCCTTCAACTGCATCTGCCCCATGAGCTGGGTGGTGGGCTGGCTCAGTGCTGGTAAGGCCTTGCTCCGGCGGCCGGAGGAGACCCGGTGCCACTTCCCCCCGAAAAACGCCGGAAGGCTGCTCCAGCACTTGCAGTACGTCGATTTCGGCTGCCCCACAACCACaacagccaccaccaccacattgaGGGTCACCACAGACAGCCCAAAGCTGGCCACCACTGTCCCCAGCATTCTCGGCAGTGGCCTCGCCTCACTAGAGCCCAGCACAGCCGGTGGCCCCATGCCCACAGATGGTAGCCCTGCTCCGACGCCATTCCACCTCCCAGAAGTCCAACCAAGTCCGGAGGTCCACCTCTGTCCCCCAGGGACATGCCTGAATGGGGGTGCATGCCAACTGGATGCCGGCAACCACCTGGAGTGCATCTGCCTCCCAGGCTACTCAGGCCTGTACTGTGAGAGTCAGGTGCGAGTGACGACGGTGCCCAGTGCCACTCAAGCCCTGACCCCCCACCCCAAGCAGATTGCTGTCCGGCCTGTGGGGGCCACTTCACTGAAGGTGGACCTGCAGAGCTACATCCAGTCCAAGCCTCGCCTGAAGGGGGTCCGGCTGACCTACTGGAACCTTTCTGGGCCGGACAAGCGCCCCGTAACCCTTAGCCTGCCGGCCTCACTACCGGACTACACGGTCCGGGCCCTGAAGCCCAACTCCTCCTACCACCTCTGTTTAGGACCCCTGGGGGACAAGGGCCACGAGGAGGAGCACTGCGTGGAGGCCCGGACCCTGCCCCTCACCCGCCAGCAGCACGCCCCTGTCACCCAGGGCAAGGACCCTGGCCTCAGCCTCGTGGCTGTGGCagtgccagccacagttgctgtaCTGCTCTTAGTGGCCGTGACCACAGCCGTCTCCTACTATGTCTGGCGGAGGCGGAGGCAGCAGAGGCAGGGCAAGGAGGCACAGGCCACACTGGGGGCCAAGGGATCTGGCCCACTGGAGCTGGAGGGGGTGAAGGCCTGCCTGGAGAAGGGGGACCCCTCCGGACATGGACCAAAGGCTCTCTCCCCGAATGGTTTGGACCATGAGGCCCCTCTCATGCAGCCACCCCTGTTGCAAGCAGGTGGGGGGCCCTGCACCCCCCGGCCCCTGAGACCTTCCTACTTTTAG